Below is a genomic region from Gemmobacter sp. 24YEA27.
CTCCAGCACGAAAAAGCCGCCATTGATGCGGCCCTCATCCCCGGGCGGCTTTTCGATGAACCGCTCCACCTGGCCGCTTGCGGTGATCTCAAGCGCGCCATAGCGGCCCGGAGGCGTCACTGCCGCGATGGTCGCAAGCTTGCCATGGGCGCGGTGAAAGGCGATTTCCGCCGTGATATCGATATCCGAGACCCCGTCGCCATAGGTCATGCAAAAGGTCTGGCCAAGCCAGGGCTTTGCCCGTTTCAGCCGCCCCCCGGTCATCGAATTCTCGCCTGTGTCAATCAGCGTGATGCGCCAGGGTTCGGCGACCGAGCCGTGAAAAGTGATCTCGCCCGTCCGCGCATCGACCGTCATATCCGAGCTGTGCATGACGTAATTGGCGAAATATTCCTTGATCATATGGCCGCGATAGCCAAGGCAGATCACGAAATCGGTAATGCCGTGATGGGCATAGATCTTCATGATATGCCACAATATCGGGCGGCTGCCGATCTCGATCATCGGCTTGGGTTTCAGATGGCTCTCTTCGGAGATCCGGGTGCCAAAGCCCCCTGCCAGGATAACAGCCTGCATGTCCACCCTCATATCCATCGCCCGCTATGTACAATATCGCGGGCGCGGATGACAACCTCCGGCGCAGGCAGGGACTGTGTCGGCGGCGGTCCTCAGCTTTTCCGGGGGGAGGCCCCGGTCATTCGATTGGTAAGCCCGGCGGCGGATATGCGATAGCGTGGACTGGCCAGACCGGATGGGGCGGCCAGGATGGCAGGAGAGGGTCTGATGGGCGCAGTACAAAGACAGGGCATGGCGGCGCTGATCACCCTGATGAGCCTTGCGCTCGCCGCAGGGCTGGCGCTCTGGCTGCCCTGGGGGATCGCCGGGACCGCCGGTCTGGGCGCGTTTTGCATCCTGATGTGGGCCAGTGGCGCAGTGCCGGAACATCTCACCGGGCTGATCTTCTTCGCGGTGGCGATCCTGAGCGGGCTGGCGGTGCCCGAAGTGGTGCTGGGGGATTTTCCTCCTCGACCTTCTGGCTGTTGTTCGGGGGGATGGTGATGGCGGCCTCGATCCGCTTTACCGGGCTCGGGCGGCGACTGGCGCCGCTTCTCGGGCGGCTGACGGGGCAGAGCCTTGGCGGCATCGTGGCGACGATCGTTGCGGTGGGGTGGTGCTGTCTTTCGTGCTGCCCTCGTCGATGGGGCGGATCGCGCTGTTGTTGCCGGTGGTGGCGGCGCTGGCGGATCACCTCGGATATGCGCAGGGGCGACCGGGGCGGATGGCCATGCTGATGGCGGCCACGTTTGGCGCCTGCCTGCCTGCCTATGCGATCCTGCCCGCCAATCTGCCGAACATGATCCTTGCGGGCAGTGCCGAAAGCCTCTGGCAATATCACATCGGCTATTTCGATTATTTCTGGCTGCATTTTCCGGTTCTGGGCGCGCTGAAGGCGGTGCTGCTGGTGGTGGTGATCCTGCGCCTCTATCCCGATCAGCCACCCGGGCGTCCGGAGCGGCATGAGGCGCCATCGGCCATGAGCCGGGCCGAGATCGCGCTTCTG
It encodes:
- the rfbF gene encoding glucose-1-phosphate cytidylyltransferase, translating into MQAVILAGGFGTRISEESHLKPKPMIEIGSRPILWHIMKIYAHHGITDFVICLGYRGHMIKEYFANYVMHSSDMTVDARTGEITFHGSVAEPWRITLIDTGENSMTGGRLKRAKPWLGQTFCMTYGDGVSDIDITAEIAFHRAHGKLATIAAVTPPGRYGALEITASGQVERFIEKPPGDEGRINGGFFVLEREVLDRIEGDPTPFEGDPLEGLARDGELQAWRHPGFWHAMDTLRDRNHLEKLWAGGAAPWKIWS
- a CDS encoding anion permease, with protein sequence MLSFVLPSSMGRIALLLPVVAALADHLGYAQGRPGRMAMLMAATFGACLPAYAILPANLPNMILAGSAESLWQYHIGYFDYFWLHFPVLGALKAVLLVVVILRLYPDQPPGRPERHEAPSAMSRAEIALLVIILAMLGLWLTDALHHISPGWIALAGR